Proteins encoded in a region of the Xylocopa sonorina isolate GNS202 chromosome 11, iyXylSono1_principal, whole genome shotgun sequence genome:
- the LOC143428952 gene encoding lachesin, with amino-acid sequence MRVARLLLCYVLLEDYSTNLGGAAITSDAARQDASATNPTLPDLPSFAGSISNVTAAIGKEAVLPCTIRKLGNHKVGWIRVEDKTILSLGHRTVTHSPRFLVTLENAKAKNQSKSREEEEVTSRLHIRQLREADRGCYMCQLNTKPMLSQLGCVDVLVPPDILNSGTSAGEVSVLEGENATLSCKASGRPTPRVHWRREKTSFILMRGLHDTLISVNNKTGEKLELTRVDRRQMGAYLCIAKNEVPPAVSKRVYLRVNFPPTAKVSNELLGSPLDTDVSLICSIEAYPKTINLWTRKEQVIMTGGRYEIDEHQDEEWKTTSELRIKRLEKADLGKYTCSASSSMGKAEATLRVYEIERATPPTRTTSASWRKLSKGKSKFAQVTTMNRVFHQMSTPAMQKSTARIVQSKYTSTSTTVDPRAPFIKDKNLFKNRETPSVRNCATVPRKESCGTRVYAICFIFFLTLR; translated from the exons ATGAGGGTGGCACGGCTATTACTGTGCTACGTACTTCTCGAAGACTACAGTACCAATCTCGGCGGGGCTGCGATTACCAGCGACGCGGCGCGCCAGGACGCCTCTGCTACGAATCCCACGCTACCAG ATCTGCCAAGCTTCGCGGGGTCGATCAGTAACGTGACCGCAGCCATCGGTAAAGAAGCCGTTCTACCGTGCACGATCCGGAAACTAGGAAATCACAAG GTAGGATGGATACGGGTGGAGGATAAGACGATATTGTCGCTGGGCCATCGAACGGTGACGCACTCGCCACGGTTTCTCGTCACGTTGGAGAACGCGAAGGCGAAGAATCAGAGCAAATCtcgggaggaggaggaggtcacTTCGCGGCTTCATATTCGCCAGCTTCGGGAAGCTGACCGAGGCTGCTACATGTGCCAACTGAACACGAAGCCCATGTTGAGCCAGCTGGGATGCGTGGATGTCCTAG TACCGCCGGATATACTAAACTCCGGGACATCGGCGGGGGAGGTGTCTGTGCTGGAAGGCGAGAACGCCACCCTCTCGTGCAAGGCCTCCGGAAGACCGACACCTCGTGTGCATTGGCGACGCGAGAAAACCAGTTTCATACTTATGAGGGGTCTTCACGATACGCTGATATCAG TGAACAACAAGACCGGTGAGAAGCTGGAATTAACCAGGGTGGACAGAAGGCAAATGGGAGCTTATCTTTGCATCGCGAAAAACGAAGTGCCCCCGGCAGTCAGCAAGAGAGTCTACCTGAGGGTAAACT TTCCACCTACCGCAAAAGTTTCCAACGAGCTGCTGGGCTCCCCTCTGGACACGGACGTGTCGTTGATCTGCTCGATCGAGGCCTACCCAAAGACGATCAATCTGTGGACGAGGAAGGAGCAAGTTATCATGACCGG TGGTAGATACGAGATCGACGAACATCAGGACGAGGAATGGAAGACGACGAGCGAGCTGAGGATAAAGCGTTTAGAGAAAGCGGATTTGGGCAAGTACACGTGTTCGGCGTCCTCGAGTATGGGGAAGGCCGAAGCTACCCTCAGGGTATACG AGATCGAACGAGCAACGCCGCCCACCAGGACCACTTCGGCTAGCTGGAGAAAGTTGAGCAAGGGGAAATCCAAGTTCGCTCAAGTGACCACGATGAATCGAGTTTTCCATCAGATGAGCACGCCGGCTATGCAGAAGAGCACCGCGAGGATCGTTCAGAGTAAATACACGAGCACGTCGACGACGGTGGACCCGCGGGCGCCTTTCATAAAGGATAAGAACCTGTTTAAAAATCGGGAGACACCGAGCGTGAGAAATTGCGCGACCGTACCGAGGAAAGAGAGCTGCGGGACGCGCGTCTACGCGATCTGTTTCATATTTTTCTTAACGCTGCGATAA
- the Csp2 gene encoding chemosensory protein 2, whose translation MDMAFAIKLLLVACTLFLCTVLAETEEGQSGRSRVSDEQLNMALSDQRYLRRQLKCALGEAPCDPVGRRLKSLAPLVLRGSCPQCSPEETRQIKKVLSHIQRTYPKEWSKIVQQYAGVS comes from the exons ATGGACATGGCTTTTGCAATCAAG TTGCTGTTAGTGGCCTGCACTCTGTTCCTCTGCACAGTTCTGGCAGAAACGGAAGAAGGACAGTCCGGAAGATCGCGAGTTTCCGACGAACAATTAAATATGGCCCTGAGCGACCAACGTTACCTGAGGAGACAGTTAAAGTGTGCTCTCGGCGAGGCGCCCTGTGACCCAGTTGGGAGACGTTTGAAAA GTTTAGCACCACTGGTTTTGAGAGGCTCCTGCCCGCAATGTAGCCCCGAGGAAACACGACAGATCAAGAAGGTCCTTTCACACATTCAGCGAACCTATCCAAAGGAGTGGTCGAAGATAGTGCAGCAGTATGCCGGAGTTTCGTAA